A genomic segment from Nocardia cyriacigeorgica GUH-2 encodes:
- the lgt gene encoding prolipoprotein diacylglyceryl transferase has translation MSAGAADVLAYIPSPPQGVWQIGPFPLRAYALCIIVGIIVAIWWGERRWRERGGQPGAVLDVAMFAVPFGLIGGRLYHVATDWQKYFGADGNPMDALKIYQGGLGIWGAVFLGGIGAWIGCRVYKIPLPALGDAIAPPILLAQAIGRLGNYFNQELYGRETEVPWGLEIYQRFDDQGRLDMMNGVSTGVVEKVVHPTFLYELLWNVLVVLLLVYIDKRFRIGHGRLFALYVAGYSFGRFFVELMRDDEATHIAGIRINSFTSALVFLAAIAYFVFATKGRETAAQLQPGAEKRPWPWQIGALRRAGAESAAADKDAAEGEEAGTATDLAKDGKSDKGAESDEDAKSGKDAESDKDGKSEKDAESGKDAKSGKDAKSEKDADTGKGAKSGEADEPSDAESGKDADSAETAEAKKGG, from the coding sequence CTGAGCGCAGGCGCCGCCGACGTGCTCGCCTATATCCCGAGCCCGCCCCAGGGCGTATGGCAGATCGGGCCGTTCCCGCTGCGGGCCTACGCGCTGTGCATCATCGTCGGCATCATCGTCGCCATCTGGTGGGGTGAGCGGCGCTGGCGCGAACGCGGCGGGCAGCCGGGCGCGGTGCTGGATGTGGCGATGTTCGCCGTCCCGTTCGGTCTCATCGGCGGCAGGCTCTACCACGTCGCCACCGACTGGCAGAAATACTTCGGCGCCGACGGCAACCCGATGGACGCGCTCAAGATCTACCAGGGCGGTCTCGGCATCTGGGGCGCGGTCTTCCTCGGCGGTATCGGCGCCTGGATCGGCTGCCGCGTCTACAAGATCCCGCTGCCCGCCCTCGGCGACGCGATCGCACCGCCGATCCTGCTGGCCCAGGCCATCGGCCGCCTCGGCAACTACTTCAACCAGGAACTCTACGGCCGCGAGACCGAAGTCCCCTGGGGCCTCGAGATCTACCAGCGCTTCGACGACCAGGGCCGCCTGGACATGATGAACGGCGTCTCCACCGGCGTGGTGGAGAAGGTCGTGCACCCGACATTCCTGTACGAGCTGCTGTGGAACGTGCTGGTGGTGCTGCTGCTGGTCTACATCGACAAGCGTTTCCGCATCGGCCACGGCCGCCTGTTCGCGCTCTACGTCGCCGGCTACAGCTTCGGCCGCTTCTTCGTCGAACTCATGCGCGACGACGAAGCCACCCACATCGCCGGCATCCGCATCAACTCCTTCACCTCCGCGCTGGTCTTCCTCGCCGCCATCGCCTACTTCGTGTTCGCGACGAAGGGCCGCGAGACTGCCGCGCAGCTCCAGCCCGGCGCGGAGAAGCGTCCATGGCCGTGGCAGATCGGCGCGCTGCGCCGGGCGGGGGCGGAGTCGGCGGCGGCGGACAAGGACGCCGCTGAGGGCGAGGAGGCCGGAACGGCAACCGACCTGGCCAAGGACGGGAAGTCCGACAAGGGCGCGGAGTCCGATGAGGATGCGAAGTCCGGGAAGGACGCAGAGTCTGACAAGGACGGGAAGTCCGAGAAAGACGCAGAGTCCGGCAAGGATGCGAAGTCCGGCAAGGATGCGAAGTCGGAGAAGGACGCGGACACCGGTAAGGGCGCGAAGTCCGGCGAGGCCGACGAGCCCAGCGATGCCGAATCCGGCAAGGACGCCGATTCCGCCGAAACCGCCGAGGCGAAGAAGGGCGGCTAG
- the trpB gene encoding tryptophan synthase subunit beta, whose protein sequence is MAGTRLPAASEGVAHRSGHEPDGGGHFGVYGGRHVPEALMAVIEEVTAEYDKVRSDREFLGELDRLQRDYTGRPSPVFECTRLAEHAGGARILLKREDLNHTGSHKINNVLGQALLAKRMGKTRVIAETGAGQHGVATATACALLGLDCIVYMGAVDTARQALNVARMRLLGAEVVSVSTGSATLKDAINEALRDWVSNADDTYYCFGTAAGPHPFPLMVRDFQRVVGLEAREQVQELTGRLPDAVAACVGGGSNAIGIFHAFIDDPGVRLVGYEAAGDGVETGRHAATFTGGSPGAFQGAYSYLLQDEDGQTIESHSISAGLDYPGVGPEHAYLKDTGRAEYLPVTDTAAMDALLLLSRSEGIIPAIESAHAVAGALELGKQLGPGAIILVNLSGRGDKDMDTAARWFGLFDDDAAEGKGNG, encoded by the coding sequence ATGGCCGGCACCCGGCTGCCCGCGGCCAGCGAGGGCGTCGCCCACCGCAGCGGACACGAACCCGACGGCGGCGGCCACTTCGGCGTCTACGGCGGCAGGCATGTGCCCGAGGCGCTGATGGCCGTCATCGAAGAGGTCACCGCCGAATACGACAAGGTGCGCAGCGACCGCGAGTTCCTGGGCGAACTCGACCGGCTGCAGCGCGACTACACCGGCCGCCCCTCGCCGGTCTTCGAATGCACCCGACTGGCCGAGCACGCCGGCGGCGCCCGCATCCTGCTCAAGCGCGAAGACCTCAACCACACCGGCTCGCACAAGATCAACAACGTGCTGGGCCAGGCGTTGCTGGCCAAGCGCATGGGCAAGACCCGCGTCATCGCCGAGACCGGCGCCGGCCAGCACGGCGTGGCCACCGCGACGGCCTGTGCGCTGCTCGGGCTGGACTGCATCGTCTACATGGGCGCGGTCGACACCGCCCGCCAGGCGCTCAACGTGGCCCGGATGCGGCTGCTCGGCGCCGAGGTCGTATCCGTGAGCACCGGCTCCGCCACGCTCAAGGACGCCATCAACGAGGCCCTGCGCGACTGGGTCTCCAACGCCGACGACACCTACTACTGCTTCGGCACCGCCGCGGGCCCGCACCCGTTCCCGCTGATGGTGCGCGATTTCCAGCGCGTGGTCGGCCTCGAGGCGCGTGAGCAGGTGCAGGAGCTCACCGGCAGGCTGCCCGACGCCGTCGCGGCCTGCGTCGGCGGCGGCTCCAACGCCATCGGCATCTTCCACGCCTTCATCGACGATCCGGGCGTGCGCCTGGTCGGTTACGAAGCCGCGGGCGACGGTGTCGAGACCGGCCGCCACGCCGCCACCTTCACCGGCGGATCGCCCGGCGCGTTCCAGGGCGCCTACTCGTACCTGTTGCAGGACGAGGACGGCCAGACCATCGAATCGCATTCCATCTCCGCCGGACTCGACTATCCCGGCGTCGGCCCCGAGCACGCCTACCTCAAGGACACCGGCCGCGCCGAATACCTGCCGGTCACCGATACCGCCGCGATGGACGCGCTGCTGCTGCTCAGCCGCTCCGAAGGCATCATCCCGGCGATCGAATCCGCGCACGCGGTGGCGGGCGCGCTCGAGCTCGGCAAGCAGCTCGGCCCGGGCGCGATCATCCTGGTGAACCTGTCCGGTCGCGGCGACAAGGACATGGACACCGCGGCCCGCTGGTTCGGGCTGTTCGACGACGACGCCGCCGAAGGCAAGGGGAACGGGTAG
- a CDS encoding low molecular weight phosphatase family protein, which translates to MHVLFVCNGNVCRSAIAERLARAIAIEHGLTDLTAESAGTRALVGFPIEPLAAQTIAGLGADPDNFRARKLKPEHIDRADLVLAMTEQIRDQAAGMAFGAAARTFTLLEAHRIAKVTGARTVAELHQARNDLSLVGRENIADPVGLSEPAYCAVGDRIAEALLPLLLALDTGAPQPEEDEHSGLVLQPAHGPAPLATFLAAQRTGWYA; encoded by the coding sequence ATGCACGTCCTGTTCGTCTGTAATGGCAATGTGTGCCGGTCGGCGATTGCCGAACGGCTCGCTCGCGCCATCGCGATCGAACACGGCCTCACCGACCTCACCGCGGAGAGCGCGGGCACTCGCGCACTGGTCGGATTCCCGATCGAACCGCTGGCCGCGCAGACCATCGCCGGCCTCGGCGCCGATCCGGACAACTTCCGCGCCCGCAAACTCAAGCCCGAGCACATCGACCGCGCCGACCTGGTGCTGGCGATGACCGAGCAGATCCGCGATCAGGCCGCGGGCATGGCCTTCGGGGCCGCCGCGCGCACCTTCACCCTGCTCGAGGCGCACCGCATCGCCAAGGTCACCGGTGCGCGGACGGTGGCCGAATTGCATCAGGCCCGCAACGACTTGTCGCTGGTCGGCCGGGAGAACATCGCCGACCCGGTGGGGCTGTCGGAACCGGCCTATTGCGCCGTCGGCGACCGCATCGCCGAAGCCCTGCTGCCGCTGCTGCTCGCCCTCGATACCGGCGCCCCGCAGCCCGAAGAGGACGAGCATTCGGGCCTGGTGCTGCAACCGGCGCACGGCCCTGCCCCGCTGGCGACTTTTCTGGCCGCCCAGCGCACGGGCTGGTATGCCTGA
- a CDS encoding TetR/AcrR family transcriptional regulator codes for MPKITGSSVAEHRAEVEQRLIRAFGDLLAERGYERLTLRDVAERAGVSRSSIYYYHRDKTALLLVWARDQVDRYMRLLDHELAGTDDPAEHLRIVVVTVLSQFALSTSSAQSLAAALPPEQRDVILDHVTPIRERLCEIVERGMAEGVFRADQDPGATAEMILACLETQRLRLARGAELAGAVRQVLPFLLFGVTRQDPGEPQTT; via the coding sequence TTGCCCAAGATCACCGGCTCGTCGGTGGCCGAGCATCGCGCCGAGGTCGAGCAGCGGCTGATCCGGGCGTTCGGCGACCTGCTCGCCGAACGCGGATACGAGCGGCTCACGCTACGTGATGTCGCCGAACGCGCCGGCGTGTCGCGCAGCTCGATCTACTACTATCACCGCGACAAAACCGCGCTGTTGCTCGTCTGGGCCCGCGATCAGGTGGACCGGTACATGCGGCTGCTGGACCACGAACTCGCCGGCACCGACGACCCCGCGGAACATCTGCGGATCGTGGTGGTGACGGTGCTGTCGCAGTTCGCGCTGTCGACCTCGAGCGCCCAGAGCCTGGCCGCGGCCCTGCCGCCCGAGCAGCGCGACGTCATCCTCGACCACGTCACGCCCATCCGGGAGCGGCTATGCGAGATCGTCGAGCGTGGCATGGCCGAGGGGGTCTTCCGTGCCGACCAGGACCCCGGCGCCACCGCCGAGATGATCCTGGCCTGCCTGGAAACCCAGCGCCTGCGGCTGGCTCGCGGAGCGGAACTGGCCGGCGCGGTGCGACAGGTCTTGCCGTTCCTGCTCTTCGGCGTCACCCGGCAAGACCCCGGCGAGCCGCAGACCACCTGA
- a CDS encoding nuclear transport factor 2 family protein: MHPFRAAVEARDDAAIEALLAENVVFTSPVAFRPYPGKAITAAILRAVIRVFEDFRYVREIADPNGRDHAFVFEASVDGKKLTGCDFLHFDDDGKIDDFMVMVRPLSAAQALAARMGAQFEQIKAEATAQLTGEAAQP, from the coding sequence ATGCATCCGTTCCGTGCGGCGGTGGAAGCCCGTGACGACGCCGCGATCGAGGCGCTGCTGGCCGAGAACGTGGTCTTCACCAGCCCGGTCGCGTTCCGGCCGTATCCAGGCAAGGCGATCACCGCGGCCATTCTGCGTGCGGTGATCCGGGTGTTCGAGGACTTCCGGTATGTGCGCGAGATCGCGGATCCGAACGGGCGTGACCATGCGTTCGTGTTCGAGGCGAGTGTGGACGGCAAGAAGCTGACCGGCTGCGATTTCCTGCACTTCGACGATGACGGCAAGATCGACGACTTCATGGTGATGGTGCGGCCGCTGTCGGCGGCACAGGCGCTGGCCGCCCGGATGGGTGCGCAGTTCGAGCAGATCAAGGCCGAGGCCACCGCCCAGCTCACCGGCGAGGCAGCCCAACCCTGA
- the trpA gene encoding tryptophan synthase subunit alpha yields MSQQSRLADTFAACRAEHRAALIGYLPAGYPDLDGSIATVRAMVEAGCDIVEVGVAYSDPVMDGPTIQQAAEQALRNGVRVRDVFSVVEAVTAAGAQAVVMSYWNPVLKYGVDRFARDLAAAGGAGIITPNLIPDEADEWFAASTAHDLDRIFLVAPSSTEERLVKTLEASRGFVYAASTMGVTGARDAVSSAAPALCARVRAHSDIPIGVGLGVRSGAQAAEIAAYADGVIVGSALVTAAAEGLDAVRTLTAELADGVRSATVAS; encoded by the coding sequence GTGAGCCAGCAGTCCAGACTCGCCGACACCTTCGCGGCCTGCCGCGCCGAACACCGCGCCGCCCTGATCGGCTACCTGCCCGCCGGCTACCCGGATCTGGACGGCTCCATCGCCACCGTGCGCGCCATGGTCGAGGCCGGCTGCGACATCGTCGAGGTCGGTGTGGCCTACTCCGATCCGGTGATGGACGGGCCGACCATCCAGCAGGCCGCCGAGCAGGCGCTGCGCAACGGAGTGCGGGTGCGCGATGTGTTCTCCGTGGTCGAGGCCGTCACCGCGGCCGGTGCCCAGGCCGTGGTGATGAGCTACTGGAATCCGGTGCTCAAGTACGGCGTGGACCGGTTCGCCCGGGACCTCGCGGCCGCGGGCGGCGCCGGCATCATCACCCCGAACCTGATCCCCGACGAGGCCGACGAGTGGTTCGCCGCTTCGACCGCCCATGATTTGGACCGGATCTTCCTGGTCGCCCCGTCCTCGACCGAGGAGCGCCTGGTCAAGACCCTGGAGGCTTCGCGCGGATTCGTCTACGCCGCCTCCACCATGGGCGTGACCGGCGCCCGTGACGCCGTGTCCTCGGCCGCGCCCGCGCTGTGTGCCCGGGTCCGCGCACACTCCGACATCCCGATCGGGGTGGGTCTCGGCGTGCGTTCCGGTGCCCAGGCCGCCGAGATCGCCGCCTACGCCGACGGCGTGATCGTCGGTTCGGCGTTGGTCACCGCGGCCGCCGAGGGCTTGGACGCGGTGCGGACGCTGACGGCCGAGCTGGCCGACGGCGTGCGCTCGGCGACCGTCGCGTCCTGA
- the trpC gene encoding indole-3-glycerol phosphate synthase TrpC: MTVLDSILDGVRADVAARESLLDFQAIKAAAAAAPPPKDALAALHEDGIGVIAEVKRASPSKGALAEIADPASLAKAYEDGGARIISVLTEGRRFHGSLDDLDAVRAAVNIPVLRKDFVVGPYQIHEARAHGADVILLIVAALEQDTLSSLIDRTESLGMTALVEVHTEEEADRALNAGASVVGINARNLKTLEVDRDCFARIAPGLPTEVIRVAESGVRGTADLMAYAGAGADAVLVGEGLVTSGDPRAAVSQLVTAGTHPSCPKPARRTR; encoded by the coding sequence ATGACGGTACTCGACTCGATTCTCGACGGGGTCCGCGCGGATGTGGCCGCACGGGAATCCCTGCTGGACTTCCAAGCCATCAAGGCCGCGGCCGCCGCCGCGCCGCCGCCGAAGGACGCGCTCGCCGCGCTGCATGAAGACGGCATCGGCGTCATCGCCGAGGTGAAGCGGGCCAGCCCCTCCAAGGGAGCGCTCGCCGAGATCGCCGACCCCGCCAGCCTGGCCAAGGCCTACGAAGACGGCGGCGCCCGCATCATCAGCGTGCTCACCGAGGGCCGTCGCTTCCACGGCTCGCTCGACGACCTCGACGCCGTCCGTGCCGCCGTGAACATCCCGGTGCTGCGCAAGGACTTCGTGGTCGGGCCGTACCAGATCCACGAGGCGCGCGCGCACGGCGCCGACGTCATCCTGCTGATCGTCGCCGCGCTGGAACAGGACACCCTGAGCTCGCTCATCGACCGCACCGAATCGCTCGGCATGACCGCGCTGGTCGAGGTGCACACCGAAGAAGAGGCCGACCGGGCGCTCAACGCCGGTGCCTCGGTCGTCGGCATCAACGCCCGCAACCTCAAGACCCTGGAAGTCGACCGCGACTGCTTCGCGCGGATCGCGCCCGGCCTGCCCACCGAGGTCATCCGGGTCGCCGAGTCCGGCGTGCGTGGCACCGCCGACCTGATGGCCTACGCCGGCGCGGGCGCGGACGCCGTGCTCGTCGGCGAGGGCCTGGTGACCAGCGGCGACCCGCGCGCGGCGGTCTCCCAGCTGGTGACCGCGGGTACCCACCCGTCCTGCCCGAAGCCCGCCCGGCGGACCCGCTGA
- the pyk gene encoding pyruvate kinase, with the protein MMRRTKIVCTLGPATATEDRIRELVESGMDVARLNFSHGEHSDHADNYKKVRQASDHVGRAVGILADLQGPKIRLGRFIEGRTVWATGEEVRITVDDVDGTHDRVSTTYKELAADAKPGDRLLVDDGKVGLTVTAVDGNDVVCRVTEGGPVSNNKGVSLPGMDVSVPALSDKDIEDLEFALKLGVDFIALSFVRSPSDVELVHDVMDRVGRRVPVIGKLEKPEAIDNLEAVVLAFDAVMVARGDLGVELPLEQVPIVQKRAIQMARENAKPVIVATQMLESMIDNSRPTRAEASDVANAVLDGADAVMLSGETSVGKYPIETVRTMARIVHAVETESTRVPPLTHVPRTKRGVISYAARDIGERLNAKALVAFTQSGDTVRRLARLHTPLPLLAFTPLPEVRSQLALTWGTETFIVPTVDSTDAMIKQVDQALLSMNRYQKGDLVVIVAGSPPGTVGSTNLIHVHRIGEEDH; encoded by the coding sequence GTGATGCGACGGACGAAGATTGTGTGCACCCTCGGACCGGCCACTGCCACCGAGGACCGTATTCGAGAACTCGTCGAGAGCGGTATGGACGTAGCGCGGCTGAACTTCAGCCACGGTGAGCACTCCGACCATGCCGACAACTACAAGAAGGTGCGGCAGGCCTCCGACCATGTCGGCCGCGCCGTCGGCATTCTCGCCGATCTACAGGGCCCCAAGATCCGCCTCGGCCGCTTCATCGAAGGCCGGACGGTCTGGGCGACGGGCGAAGAGGTGCGCATCACCGTCGACGACGTCGATGGCACCCACGACCGCGTCTCGACCACCTACAAAGAACTCGCCGCCGACGCCAAGCCCGGCGACCGACTGCTCGTCGACGACGGCAAGGTCGGCCTGACCGTCACCGCCGTCGACGGCAACGACGTGGTCTGCCGGGTCACCGAGGGTGGCCCCGTCAGCAACAACAAGGGCGTCTCTCTGCCCGGCATGGACGTGTCGGTGCCCGCGCTGTCGGACAAGGACATCGAGGACCTGGAGTTCGCCCTGAAACTGGGCGTCGACTTCATCGCGTTGTCATTCGTGCGTTCGCCCTCGGATGTCGAGCTGGTGCACGACGTGATGGATCGCGTCGGCCGCCGCGTCCCGGTGATCGGCAAACTGGAAAAGCCCGAGGCCATCGACAACCTCGAGGCCGTGGTGCTCGCCTTCGACGCGGTGATGGTCGCGCGCGGTGATCTCGGTGTGGAGCTGCCGCTCGAGCAGGTGCCGATCGTGCAGAAGCGCGCCATCCAAATGGCAAGGGAGAACGCCAAACCCGTCATCGTGGCGACCCAGATGCTGGAGTCGATGATCGACAACTCGCGCCCCACCCGGGCCGAGGCCTCCGACGTCGCCAATGCCGTGCTCGACGGCGCCGACGCGGTGATGCTCTCCGGTGAAACCTCGGTCGGCAAGTACCCGATCGAGACCGTGCGCACCATGGCGCGCATCGTGCACGCGGTGGAGACCGAATCCACCCGGGTGCCGCCGCTGACGCATGTGCCGCGCACCAAGCGCGGTGTCATCTCCTACGCGGCCCGCGATATCGGCGAGCGGCTCAATGCCAAGGCGCTGGTGGCGTTCACCCAGTCCGGGGACACGGTGCGCCGGCTGGCCCGCCTGCACACCCCGCTGCCGCTGCTGGCGTTCACCCCGCTGCCGGAGGTGCGCAGCCAGCTGGCCTTGACGTGGGGCACGGAAACGTTCATCGTGCCTACCGTGGACAGCACCGACGCCATGATCAAGCAGGTCGATCAGGCGCTGCTGAGCATGAACCGGTACCAGAAGGGCGACTTGGTGGTTATCGTCGCGGGCTCCCCGCCCGGTACCGTCGGTTCCACGAACCTGATCCACGTGCACCGTATCGGTGAGGAGGACCATTAG
- a CDS encoding TIGR02234 family membrane protein: protein MSDENDSDTGTTQQQAAASSPGRNRPVVPVVLLAVSAAALWGASRMTWVSVRSSDGLTEPRTDDLDGGTWFGALTPLALVLLAAIAAVLATKGWLRRVVGVLVALVGAVVAVPALALLTGSGATAQRAATLAELPGRAQVEQVSTAAGPAVLTMAGALAAFAAGVLLARMPKDSAQLSAKYDNPVARRAAATDLVAGRGEGGDSTAPPVTERVLWDALDAGTDPTEDRPRTGPDDDPSRPDSR, encoded by the coding sequence ATGAGCGACGAGAACGATTCGGACACCGGCACCACGCAGCAGCAGGCAGCGGCGAGCTCGCCCGGCCGTAACCGTCCCGTCGTCCCGGTGGTGCTGCTGGCCGTGTCCGCGGCCGCGCTGTGGGGCGCCTCCCGGATGACGTGGGTGAGCGTGCGTTCCTCGGACGGACTCACCGAACCCCGCACCGACGACCTCGACGGCGGCACCTGGTTCGGCGCGCTCACCCCGCTGGCCCTGGTGCTGCTGGCCGCCATCGCCGCGGTGCTGGCCACCAAGGGCTGGCTGCGCCGCGTCGTCGGGGTGCTGGTGGCGCTGGTCGGCGCGGTCGTCGCGGTGCCCGCGCTGGCGCTGCTCACCGGCTCCGGCGCCACCGCCCAGCGCGCGGCCACCCTCGCCGAACTCCCGGGCCGCGCCCAGGTCGAGCAGGTGAGCACCGCCGCCGGGCCCGCCGTCCTGACCATGGCGGGCGCGCTGGCCGCGTTCGCCGCCGGTGTGCTGCTGGCCAGGATGCCGAAGGACAGCGCCCAGCTGTCGGCCAAATACGACAATCCGGTCGCCCGCCGCGCCGCCGCCACCGATCTGGTCGCCGGGCGTGGCGAAGGTGGCGACAGCACCGCCCCGCCCGTCACCGAACGAGTCCTGTGGGACGCGCTCGACGCGGGCACCGACCCCACCGAAGATCGCCCGCGGACCGGCCCCGATGACGACCCGTCCAGGCCCGACAGCAGGTGA
- a CDS encoding phenylacetaldoxime dehydratase family protein, which translates to MRVSRATVDLSGYPDLVVIYLGMRVNKPRGMLRLLGVGPKLYQSHRDRPDGLLLHEDVVWSLFPPHWGARQYWRDLDSLERWTRSAPHRDWWQQFLRDSGGTGFWHEAYFARGGIDAMYDDMSTPTGLARFAPVTASRGRMFSTRGRVHGTPAAFPPVVSETDYYPDDSVR; encoded by the coding sequence ATGCGGGTGAGCAGGGCGACGGTGGATCTGTCGGGGTATCCGGACCTCGTGGTGATCTACCTGGGGATGCGGGTCAACAAGCCGCGGGGGATGCTGCGGCTGCTCGGAGTCGGGCCGAAGTTGTATCAGTCGCATCGCGACCGGCCCGATGGGTTGCTGCTGCACGAGGACGTCGTCTGGTCGCTGTTCCCGCCGCATTGGGGTGCCCGGCAGTACTGGCGTGATCTCGACAGCTTGGAACGCTGGACCCGCTCAGCCCCGCATCGGGACTGGTGGCAGCAGTTCCTGCGTGATTCGGGCGGGACCGGGTTCTGGCATGAGGCCTACTTCGCACGCGGCGGCATCGACGCCATGTACGACGACATGAGCACCCCGACGGGCCTGGCCCGGTTCGCGCCGGTGACCGCCAGCCGCGGGCGCATGTTCTCCACCCGCGGCCGGGTGCATGGCACACCGGCGGCATTCCCACCGGTGGTGAGCGAAACCGATTACTACCCGGACGATTCCGTGCGATGA
- a CDS encoding acyl-CoA thioesterase yields MDEDVFVGQHPEKVWSRTFGGQLVSQAIMAAGRTVGDRPVHAVNAHFVRGGDVKKPIEYRVDRHRDGRSFANRTVTASQDGQELFVMLAAFQDWGKGLEHAHQQPEVPDPETLPRVEESFEGLEDKLEMFVNAPHPIDMRYTNDPAWILKGTGERLNHNRVWMRADGTLPDDPLIHVATLGYSSDTTVLDSIITTHGLSWGLDRIVAATVNHSIWFHRPFRFDDWALYATESPVAAGSRGLATGRFYSRSGELLATTVQEGLIRHFPSRR; encoded by the coding sequence ATGGACGAAGACGTCTTCGTCGGTCAGCACCCGGAGAAGGTGTGGAGCCGCACGTTCGGCGGGCAGCTGGTGTCGCAGGCGATCATGGCCGCGGGCCGGACGGTCGGTGACCGTCCGGTGCACGCGGTCAACGCGCATTTCGTGCGCGGCGGCGATGTGAAGAAGCCGATCGAGTACCGGGTCGACCGGCACCGCGACGGCCGCTCCTTCGCCAACCGGACCGTCACGGCCAGCCAGGACGGTCAGGAACTGTTCGTGATGCTGGCCGCGTTCCAGGACTGGGGCAAGGGCCTCGAGCATGCCCATCAGCAGCCCGAGGTTCCCGATCCGGAGACGTTGCCGCGGGTGGAGGAGAGCTTCGAAGGCTTGGAGGACAAGCTGGAGATGTTCGTCAACGCCCCGCATCCGATCGATATGCGCTACACCAACGATCCGGCCTGGATCCTCAAGGGCACCGGCGAACGGCTCAACCACAACCGGGTGTGGATGCGCGCCGACGGCACCCTGCCCGACGATCCGCTGATCCACGTGGCGACCCTCGGTTACTCCTCCGACACCACGGTGCTGGATTCGATCATCACCACCCACGGGCTGTCGTGGGGCTTGGACCGGATCGTCGCGGCCACGGTGAACCACTCGATCTGGTTCCATCGCCCGTTCCGCTTCGACGACTGGGCCCTCTACGCCACCGAGTCCCCGGTCGCGGCCGGTTCGCGTGGCCTGGCCACCGGTCGCTTCTACTCGCGCAGCGGTGAGCTGCTGGCCACCACGGTGCAGGAAGGGCTCATCCGCCACTTCCCGTCCCGGCGCTGA